From Flavobacteriales bacterium, a single genomic window includes:
- a CDS encoding T9SS type A sorting domain-containing protein, giving the protein MRKILSTLSILAVLVCFGQNSKTAGPSSNGLVTNIRYVPSIAEQLENGTFIPADNRTVHEAPPKRRGANKSVPGKGYPKGDDPLRLLQETAIKYQSKEPLLVFDADQNSNIGVTDPTGCVGPNHYLAAWNFGFRIFDKDGNPLVPEASLGTVLTNNTLGDPIVLYDKWADRYIITEFDASPNGFEMAISEGPDPVNDGWFVYQAQFTTGSFPDYTKFSIWSDGYYVTANVNNGANGDRVWVVERDEMLDGNPVQYVGFPLTGIATSGFYSPQAFNVTGGDLPAAGDATIVYLQDDAWGGISDDHLKLWTIDVDWGNIANSTISGPEEIVTEDFTSVFDGGSFSNFEQPTGPDVDGLQATVMNQAQFRKFPTYNSAVFNFLVDADGTAGETGAIRWYELRQDADGEPWSIYQEGTYVSTNEKDAFSASMAMDESGNIGMAYTTVSSTESIAIQYTGRYAADPLGVMTVEETLIAQGSNDCPGNRLADYVHLTVDPEDEKTFWHIAEYHNPGRDNVVGVFKLAPDFNTDVGVISVDAPVNGTLGAAEAVTITVRNYGIDEQSNVPVSYQIDGGTPQTGTVPGPIASGANVQYTFAQTGDFSVQGQTYMISATTSLSGDEDTSNDATVSDVTHLDPNDLGVTSIDAPVSSTDLTGSEAITVTIQNFGGEAQSGFDVAYTINAGAPIIENVADILEGDTEMSYTFSETGDFSQIGDYEITAYTSLPSDSDPSNDSSTETVTKQFCQPQTNCTLGDGIVQLILSNIDNNSGCDPDGYGDYTDLTVNLDQGTTYDLTITTEYGSQYVVAWIDMNDNFVFEDEEVVVDNYVIADGQGGGSYTETMDLVVPVDATLGEHIMRVKTNWNNPVPTDACEETTYGETEDYTANIGSVGLNESYLGDGEMIISTFEDDRFNIRFVNETLNKDLIIAIYNTSGQVVAQNWVYPVNGVYEYDLDMSYATPGAYLIRLGDQQGGKVKRIIVR; this is encoded by the coding sequence ATGAGAAAGATCTTATCGACCCTTTCTATTCTTGCTGTCCTGGTATGTTTCGGGCAGAACTCTAAAACGGCCGGTCCTTCATCCAATGGGCTTGTCACCAATATACGCTATGTGCCGAGCATAGCAGAACAGCTTGAGAACGGGACCTTCATACCCGCAGATAACAGAACAGTACATGAAGCACCACCTAAAAGAAGAGGGGCCAATAAGAGTGTACCTGGGAAAGGGTATCCCAAGGGAGACGATCCCTTGCGACTGCTTCAAGAGACCGCAATTAAATATCAGAGCAAGGAGCCTCTACTTGTCTTCGATGCAGACCAGAACTCCAATATAGGTGTTACCGACCCGACAGGTTGTGTAGGGCCGAATCACTATCTCGCAGCTTGGAATTTCGGTTTCCGCATCTTCGATAAGGACGGAAACCCTTTGGTCCCTGAAGCATCATTGGGAACGGTATTGACCAACAATACTCTTGGGGATCCGATCGTACTCTATGATAAGTGGGCAGACCGCTATATCATCACCGAATTCGATGCTTCTCCCAACGGATTCGAAATGGCCATTTCCGAAGGACCTGACCCGGTGAATGACGGATGGTTTGTCTATCAGGCCCAATTCACTACCGGTTCATTCCCAGACTATACCAAATTCTCCATCTGGTCTGATGGCTACTATGTGACTGCCAATGTCAACAATGGAGCTAATGGCGACCGCGTGTGGGTGGTCGAGCGAGATGAGATGCTCGATGGAAATCCGGTCCAGTATGTCGGTTTCCCTTTGACGGGTATCGCCACCAGTGGATTCTATAGCCCGCAAGCATTCAATGTCACAGGTGGAGACCTCCCTGCCGCAGGTGACGCTACCATCGTGTATCTGCAGGATGATGCTTGGGGCGGAATTTCCGATGACCATCTGAAACTCTGGACCATAGATGTAGACTGGGGTAACATTGCTAATTCAACGATCAGCGGACCCGAAGAGATCGTCACAGAGGATTTCACCAGTGTATTCGATGGAGGAAGTTTCTCCAATTTCGAACAACCCACAGGGCCTGATGTAGACGGACTTCAGGCAACGGTAATGAATCAGGCACAATTCCGGAAGTTCCCGACCTATAACTCAGCGGTCTTCAACTTCTTGGTGGACGCTGATGGGACGGCCGGTGAGACCGGTGCTATCCGTTGGTACGAGCTACGTCAAGATGCGGACGGTGAACCGTGGAGCATCTATCAGGAAGGGACCTATGTCTCCACGAATGAGAAAGATGCCTTCTCCGCATCCATGGCCATGGATGAGAGCGGGAATATCGGAATGGCCTACACCACGGTGAGTTCTACAGAGAGCATCGCTATCCAATACACAGGACGCTACGCAGCCGATCCTCTGGGAGTCATGACGGTAGAAGAGACCTTGATCGCTCAAGGATCGAATGACTGTCCTGGTAATAGACTGGCCGACTACGTACACCTCACGGTAGATCCGGAAGATGAGAAGACCTTCTGGCACATCGCGGAATATCACAATCCGGGAAGAGATAATGTAGTGGGTGTATTCAAGCTTGCCCCTGACTTCAATACGGACGTAGGAGTGATCAGTGTAGACGCTCCGGTAAACGGGACCCTCGGAGCTGCTGAAGCAGTGACCATTACCGTACGTAACTATGGAATCGATGAGCAGAGCAATGTTCCCGTCAGCTACCAGATAGATGGAGGTACACCGCAGACCGGCACGGTCCCGGGACCTATAGCCAGTGGAGCCAATGTGCAGTACACTTTTGCGCAGACGGGTGATTTCTCTGTACAAGGACAGACCTATATGATCTCAGCTACCACTTCACTCTCAGGAGATGAGGATACGAGTAATGATGCAACGGTCTCAGATGTCACCCACTTGGACCCGAACGACCTTGGTGTGACCAGTATCGATGCACCGGTGAGCAGCACAGATCTTACTGGATCGGAAGCAATCACTGTGACCATTCAGAATTTCGGTGGAGAAGCCCAATCGGGTTTCGATGTAGCATACACGATCAATGCCGGTGCTCCGATCATCGAGAATGTGGCCGATATCCTAGAAGGAGATACGGAGATGTCCTATACTTTCTCAGAGACTGGAGACTTCAGTCAGATAGGAGATTATGAGATCACAGCCTATACCTCTCTCCCATCCGACAGCGATCCCAGCAACGACTCATCCACAGAGACGGTGACCAAGCAGTTCTGCCAACCTCAGACCAATTGTACATTGGGAGATGGTATCGTTCAATTGATCCTTTCCAACATCGACAACAATTCCGGGTGTGATCCGGATGGTTATGGTGACTATACCGACCTGACTGTGAATCTGGATCAAGGAACCACCTATGACCTGACCATTACCACCGAGTATGGATCGCAGTATGTTGTGGCTTGGATCGACATGAACGACAACTTCGTTTTTGAAGATGAAGAAGTAGTGGTCGATAACTACGTGATCGCAGATGGTCAAGGAGGAGGCTCCTATACCGAGACCATGGACCTGGTCGTACCTGTTGATGCTACTCTTGGTGAGCACATCATGCGCGTTAAGACCAATTGGAACAATCCAGTTCCAACGGATGCTTGCGAAGAGACCACCTATGGTGAAACGGAGGACTATACCGCCAATATCGGTTCTGTTGGACTGAATGAATCCTATCTCGGTGATGGTGAAATGATCATCTCAACTTTTGAGGATGACCGCTTCAATATCCGTTTCGTGAATGAGACCCTCAACAAGGATCTTATCATAGCCATATATAATACCTCTGGACAAGTGGTGGCACAGAACTGGGTCTATCCGGTGAATGGCGTGTACGAGTACGACCTGGATATGTCCTATGCGACTCCGGGTGCCTACCTTATCCGTCTAGGAGATCAGCAAGGAGGGAAAGTCAAGCGCATCATCGTGAGATGA